The following proteins are co-located in the Abditibacteriaceae bacterium genome:
- a CDS encoding S-layer homology domain-containing protein translates to MNKKMKLGALLAVVAVAPAIVAPQLVASVNAQQATAEYPDVPAGHWAYDAINTLSRAGIIEGRPGGNYYGNQAMTRYEFAVAIARLLKNIGPGQAGPVGPQGPAGPAGPAGSGLTGVSRTELNDAINALRTEFARELADLGVRVDALEGRVTNLENRVAAPPRLTISPGFLHRSGSATYIDNRTGGSMLAGVGANATPNGGPAVLPGQTQGGDLADNDGYVRGKFSYTDFELRLTDRVTDRLSVNAALRSLSSNQEDAWSNDTNGSINVREAFAVANLGDRSFLGARGLNLILGRQRTKIGQGLLYDNDLAPTDQIHSQFNFGPLQFNAFIGDTNNNTGLQTVNGVNNSRDPYFGQGAAAAIGINGAGGQPGGSFVGFAGVGGNNFASDNESLVRASFNLFKIAGNPVNIGIARQFDGVRSQRGDSLDLSVPLFNRTIGVEYVRQRQYADGTQANDANAYNITVPVLRARVLDLNFAYGKANDNFEYFLSSAANPFARSYGEALFDRPLALGSPMINNSAGGGTRYMAAKKTLDFNGTLRILRRLPLDFRYYTAEGTGGRDLGEVMTVGSTFNVSPGLDLEVKYGQYNPENYQKIRYFRVGANVGF, encoded by the coding sequence ATGAACAAGAAGATGAAATTGGGCGCACTGCTGGCAGTAGTCGCAGTTGCCCCCGCCATCGTTGCCCCTCAGCTCGTCGCTTCGGTGAACGCGCAGCAGGCAACCGCCGAGTATCCCGATGTGCCTGCAGGCCATTGGGCCTACGATGCCATTAACACGCTGTCGCGTGCCGGCATCATCGAAGGCCGCCCAGGCGGCAACTACTACGGCAACCAGGCCATGACCCGCTACGAATTCGCGGTCGCCATCGCCCGTTTGCTGAAGAACATCGGTCCTGGCCAGGCTGGCCCTGTAGGTCCTCAGGGTCCTGCTGGTCCTGCTGGTCCTGCTGGCTCCGGTCTGACCGGCGTTTCTCGCACGGAACTGAACGACGCAATCAATGCATTGCGCACCGAGTTCGCTCGTGAATTGGCCGATCTCGGCGTTCGCGTTGACGCTCTCGAAGGTCGCGTAACCAACCTCGAGAACCGCGTTGCCGCTCCGCCGCGTTTGACGATTTCGCCTGGCTTCCTGCACCGTTCGGGTTCGGCTACCTACATCGACAACAGAACCGGCGGCAGCATGCTCGCTGGTGTCGGTGCTAATGCAACCCCCAACGGCGGCCCTGCCGTCCTTCCCGGTCAGACTCAGGGCGGCGACCTCGCCGACAACGATGGCTATGTACGCGGCAAGTTCTCGTACACAGACTTTGAATTGCGCCTGACCGACCGTGTAACGGATCGTCTCAGCGTCAATGCGGCGTTGCGCAGCCTCAGCTCCAACCAGGAAGATGCATGGTCGAACGACACCAACGGCAGCATCAACGTTCGTGAAGCTTTCGCCGTTGCCAACCTCGGCGACCGCAGCTTCTTGGGCGCCCGTGGCTTGAACCTGATCTTGGGCCGTCAGCGCACCAAAATCGGCCAGGGCTTGTTGTATGACAACGATCTGGCTCCAACCGACCAGATCCACTCGCAGTTCAACTTCGGTCCGTTGCAGTTCAACGCTTTCATCGGCGACACGAACAACAACACCGGCTTGCAGACTGTCAATGGTGTTAACAACAGCCGCGATCCTTACTTCGGTCAGGGCGCAGCCGCTGCTATCGGTATCAACGGTGCCGGCGGCCAGCCTGGTGGTTCGTTCGTCGGCTTTGCCGGCGTCGGTGGTAACAACTTCGCCAGCGACAACGAATCGTTGGTCCGTGCCAGCTTCAACCTCTTCAAAATTGCGGGCAACCCGGTTAACATCGGTATCGCTCGTCAGTTTGACGGTGTTCGCAGCCAGCGCGGCGATTCGCTCGACCTGTCGGTTCCGTTGTTCAACCGCACGATCGGTGTTGAATACGTTCGCCAACGTCAGTACGCTGACGGCACCCAGGCCAACGATGCCAACGCTTACAACATCACGGTTCCAGTGCTGCGTGCCCGCGTTCTTGATCTGAACTTTGCGTATGGCAAAGCTAACGATAACTTCGAATACTTCCTCTCCTCGGCTGCCAACCCGTTCGCACGCAGCTATGGTGAAGCATTGTTCGATCGTCCGTTGGCTCTCGGTTCGCCGATGATCAACAACAGCGCTGGTGGCGGAACCCGCTACATGGCCGCGAAAAAGACGCTCGACTTCAACGGCACGCTTCGTATCCTCCGCCGCTTGCCTTTGGACTTCCGCTACTACACGGCTGAAGGCACCGGTGGCCGCGACCTGGGCGAAGTCATGACGGTTGGTTCGACGTTCAACGTTTCCCCCGGCCTCGATCTGGAAGTTAAGTACGGTCAATACAACCCAGAGAACTACCAGAAGATCCGCTACTTCCGCGTCGGCGCCAACGTAGGCTTCTAA
- a CDS encoding DUF4397 domain-containing protein, with product MKPLILRALLLGLTLLGTQARAADEPDASPDAFVRVLHAIPGGQKVDIYIDGKKTLNDITFGALTKYLRVPAGRRRFAVLGQNSSRPLFESRHQLGRNRFYTLSAWNEPTRPYFSVLDETLGAQHPTRARIFAYNLSPGSRPFSVVAIRPNGRVIPLMRPIRYGTVRIALVPPGPATIQLRVNGRPYKTITDAEPQAGRRYTLHAIGRPGVTGDQAFRAMLDVAASQ from the coding sequence ATGAAACCTCTGATTCTGAGAGCGTTACTTTTAGGATTGACTCTGCTGGGGACACAGGCGCGCGCCGCCGACGAGCCGGATGCATCGCCCGATGCTTTTGTGCGTGTGCTTCACGCCATTCCAGGTGGGCAAAAAGTCGACATTTACATTGACGGCAAGAAAACCCTCAACGACATTACGTTCGGCGCGCTGACGAAGTATTTGCGCGTTCCGGCAGGCCGACGTCGCTTTGCCGTGCTGGGCCAGAATTCCTCGCGGCCTTTGTTTGAAAGCAGGCATCAACTCGGACGCAATCGCTTTTACACGCTTTCGGCATGGAACGAACCGACGCGCCCCTATTTCAGCGTTCTCGATGAAACACTGGGGGCACAACATCCGACGCGCGCGCGCATCTTCGCTTACAACCTGTCGCCCGGCTCACGCCCGTTCAGTGTTGTCGCAATTCGACCCAATGGCCGCGTGATTCCGCTGATGCGCCCGATTCGCTACGGCACGGTGCGAATTGCGCTTGTCCCGCCCGGCCCCGCGACGATTCAGTTGCGCGTGAACGGACGGCCTTACAAAACCATTACCGACGCTGAACCGCAGGCAGGACGCCGTTATACGCTTCACGCCATCGGACGTCCGGGCGTAACGGGCGATCAAGCGTTTCGCGCGATGCTCGATGTCGCCGCCAGTCAATAG
- the polA gene encoding DNA polymerase I — protein MKFLLVDGYSLLYRAFFSSPPLTTREGTPTGALYGFSRMLLRLLDEYEPEFALVAMESHGPGFREGLDANYKANRSAAPDDLKTQMRLSRDLLDGLSIARYEHEGHEGDDVMGTLARRAEERDLNVIIVTGDNDLLQCADKKTSVLLTRRGVSDLDCFTPAAVEAKYGFAPPLVPDFKGLRGDTSDNIPGIPGIGDKTAMSLVGKFGSLESIYENLAEVKPPRIAGLLETHRDAAFASRDLARIVCDLPIEIDWDSYRHGAMDGDAREKALATAKLFEFKGLIQRFGPKSDAPDGEETPAAVLEEQASDADFLESTQEALEWLDARNKHALGVLLDGTSGVVFGDGEKSLYYAGNAADLKAWFEDGVRSKSVHDAKTLTLRLAECGVTLRGVGNDVFLQAYLLDPTRQNHPIEGIAEKYLSRRLPALPEEPKKRGATLFDEEETGLTPRRAQLCAAACALHDAAPKLCAALNAAGAEKLYDELELPLVDVLVTMEQTGMLLDIAHLQKLSQKLEADAARQQSEAWALAGKEFNIGSPKQLQTILFDEMGLAKGRANKTGYSTDVHTLEKLAEEHEIVRKILEYRGTTKLKSTYVDALLKGHDKQTNRIHTNLNQTGAVSGRLSSSEPNLQNIPIRTEQGREIRRAFIAPKGHKLLSADYSQIELRILAHITGDAPLVDAFRADEDVHVRTAAELFDVAVEDVDKEMRRKAKMTNYAIAYGVSGFGLARQLGSGTAGEAAEFIKKYFEALPGVKNYIDETLKEARERGYVETLEGRRRPLPEIRSPRAPERAAAERTAINHPIQGTAADIMKIAMLAIHEDLPKSGLHARMTMQVHDELVFEVPDDEVNQLADFVRTRMRDVPTKKLGLRVPLEVEIEAGQNWNEGEEVK, from the coding sequence ATGAAATTCCTTCTCGTTGATGGCTATTCGTTGTTGTATCGCGCGTTCTTTTCCTCGCCGCCCCTCACCACGCGCGAAGGCACGCCGACGGGCGCGCTCTATGGTTTCTCGCGGATGCTCCTGCGTTTGCTCGATGAATATGAACCGGAGTTCGCACTCGTCGCGATGGAATCGCATGGCCCAGGTTTCCGTGAAGGGCTGGACGCGAATTACAAAGCAAACCGAAGCGCCGCGCCCGACGACCTGAAAACGCAGATGCGTCTTTCGCGCGACTTGCTCGACGGGCTTTCGATTGCGCGCTACGAACACGAAGGCCACGAAGGCGATGACGTAATGGGCACGCTCGCGCGCCGCGCCGAAGAACGCGACCTCAATGTGATTATCGTGACCGGCGACAACGATTTGCTGCAATGCGCCGATAAAAAGACGTCGGTTTTGCTGACGCGTCGCGGCGTTTCCGACCTCGATTGCTTTACGCCCGCCGCTGTGGAAGCGAAATACGGTTTTGCGCCGCCTCTCGTGCCCGATTTCAAAGGCTTGCGTGGCGACACGTCCGACAACATTCCGGGCATTCCCGGCATTGGCGACAAAACCGCGATGAGCCTGGTCGGGAAGTTCGGCTCGCTCGAAAGCATTTACGAAAATCTCGCTGAAGTGAAGCCGCCACGTATCGCGGGGCTGTTGGAAACGCACCGTGACGCCGCATTTGCCTCACGCGACCTCGCGCGCATCGTGTGCGACTTGCCGATTGAAATCGATTGGGACAGCTACCGTCACGGCGCGATGGACGGCGACGCGCGTGAAAAGGCACTCGCAACGGCTAAGCTTTTCGAGTTCAAAGGCCTGATTCAGCGCTTTGGCCCCAAAAGCGACGCGCCTGATGGCGAAGAAACACCTGCGGCTGTGTTGGAAGAGCAGGCGAGCGATGCAGATTTCCTCGAAAGCACCCAGGAAGCCTTGGAGTGGCTCGACGCGCGCAACAAACACGCACTGGGCGTCTTGCTTGATGGCACAAGTGGCGTTGTTTTCGGCGATGGCGAGAAGAGTTTGTATTACGCTGGCAACGCTGCCGATTTGAAAGCGTGGTTCGAGGATGGAGTACGGTCGAAATCGGTGCATGATGCGAAAACTCTCACGCTGCGCCTTGCCGAATGTGGCGTGACGTTGCGCGGCGTCGGCAACGATGTGTTCCTGCAGGCGTATTTGCTCGACCCGACGCGCCAGAATCATCCGATTGAAGGCATCGCCGAAAAGTATCTGTCGCGCCGTTTGCCTGCGCTGCCGGAAGAACCGAAAAAACGCGGTGCCACACTTTTCGACGAGGAAGAAACCGGACTCACGCCGCGCCGCGCGCAACTCTGTGCCGCCGCATGTGCGCTTCACGATGCCGCGCCGAAACTCTGCGCTGCGCTCAATGCCGCCGGTGCCGAAAAGCTTTACGACGAACTGGAATTGCCGCTCGTCGATGTTCTGGTGACGATGGAGCAGACCGGAATGCTGCTTGACATCGCGCACTTGCAAAAGCTGAGTCAGAAGCTCGAAGCCGACGCCGCCCGCCAGCAAAGCGAAGCGTGGGCGCTTGCCGGAAAAGAGTTCAACATCGGTTCGCCCAAGCAGTTGCAAACCATTCTGTTCGACGAAATGGGCCTTGCTAAAGGCCGCGCCAACAAAACCGGTTATTCAACGGACGTTCATACGCTGGAGAAGCTGGCGGAAGAACACGAAATCGTACGCAAGATTCTCGAATATCGTGGAACGACCAAGCTCAAAAGCACCTACGTCGATGCGCTTCTCAAAGGTCACGATAAACAAACGAATCGCATTCATACCAATCTCAACCAGACCGGCGCAGTTTCGGGGCGTCTAAGCAGTTCCGAGCCGAACCTGCAAAACATTCCGATTCGCACCGAGCAGGGCAGGGAAATTCGACGCGCGTTCATTGCGCCTAAAGGCCACAAGCTTTTGTCAGCCGATTACTCCCAAATCGAATTGCGAATTCTGGCGCACATCACCGGCGATGCACCTTTGGTCGATGCGTTTCGCGCCGATGAAGATGTTCATGTACGCACCGCCGCCGAATTGTTCGATGTCGCGGTGGAAGATGTTGATAAGGAAATGCGCCGCAAAGCCAAGATGACAAACTATGCGATTGCTTACGGCGTTTCCGGTTTTGGCCTCGCGCGGCAGTTGGGCAGTGGCACGGCGGGCGAAGCCGCAGAATTTATCAAGAAGTATTTTGAAGCGTTGCCGGGTGTTAAGAACTACATCGACGAAACCTTGAAAGAAGCGCGCGAGCGCGGCTATGTCGAAACGCTTGAAGGCCGCCGCCGACCGTTGCCGGAAATCCGCAGCCCACGCGCTCCCGAACGCGCCGCCGCCGAACGCACTGCGATAAACCATCCGATTCAGGGCACCGCTGCCGACATCATGAAAATTGCGATGCTGGCGATTCACGAAGACTTGCCCAAAAGCGGCTTGCATGCGCGCATGACAATGCAGGTTCACGACGAACTGGTCTTTGAAGTGCCCGACGACGAGGTGAACCAACTCGCCGATTTCGTGCGAACCCGAATGCGCGATGTACCCACGAAAAAACTCGGGTTGCGTGTTCCGCTCGAAGTCGAAATCGAAGCCGGACAAAACTGGAACGAAGGTGAAGAAGTTAAGTAG
- a CDS encoding stalk domain-containing protein → MRQNSSARSRALSQARSQAVVKAKVLPDNRKKVRSISTVLFASAAAYVVARAAWGQTRNPVAALPPAPQTRVLLAQNATEAIAINIDGRVIAADPPPVLQRGAVLVPLRGVLENLGAKVSYDAAEQRIDVEQGAKRASLRIGSPSAIVDLKSVGLSAAPQIIGGSTYVPLRSLAEIFGYRVSWLPAMRTVAIYSREGTVRTSTDHRAILAAAGRFGINIDFHDVSPEDVPRLLDAAKAAGAGLIRTRFDWNTLEPEKGAAFQWPIYDRVVREARTRGLAVTGVLGNSTRWASVYSRSNDEFLWRNGPPKTTEYTSWENYVRRTVGRYAGDVQSWQIWERASSNNFRSGQRVYFDLLTIGIKAARQSDPKAILLAGEPGGVNLGWTELLASLPQGRSLNGIGVYPSASWQPGRPAAPEEFVRNYAALRDRSVARGKTDLPVAGLEYPVITGTVENGVAGTTGDPDMIRRLLRVYTPQAQADYLLRAGALALASGAPQVFWNELRDEANYEVIEPINMEFGSGLLQRDFTPRLSFEAYQTLVKQMEGKRFLGAFSATPDIVALVFAGDIEANMVLWSPSGNAQIVMNSQDINPQVPNSLFIPTRADSVLLDSTGERIGGADGAVRLTNRPLWITQVTAPVMTAAKAAGKLRLQSLPEEWTEAAGTRAEFNTDIEAGLQWKKYADYRAAAVPSTEAAVPGLMTQSARDPLRPGDGKFFIFLDVDDDYLFFERGAPVEVIVKVRRPSPEVGALVKREAGFNIEYDTATGTAATTWQVVEDGEGTATYRYRLPDASFANRGGYDMVVNTFGSKRDLVFESISVRKLTP, encoded by the coding sequence GTGAGACAAAACTCTTCAGCGCGTTCACGCGCGCTTTCTCAAGCTCGCTCCCAGGCTGTCGTCAAAGCCAAAGTCCTGCCCGATAACCGCAAGAAAGTACGCTCGATTTCGACCGTACTCTTCGCTTCCGCCGCCGCTTACGTTGTCGCCCGCGCTGCGTGGGGACAAACGCGAAATCCCGTTGCCGCTTTGCCACCCGCGCCCCAAACGCGTGTTCTGCTGGCGCAAAACGCTACCGAGGCCATCGCCATCAACATCGATGGCCGCGTTATCGCCGCCGATCCACCGCCGGTTCTTCAGCGCGGTGCCGTTCTTGTTCCCTTGCGTGGCGTGCTGGAAAATCTCGGCGCAAAGGTTTCGTATGACGCCGCCGAACAACGCATCGATGTCGAACAAGGCGCCAAGCGCGCTTCGCTTCGCATTGGAAGTCCTTCGGCGATTGTCGATTTGAAAAGCGTCGGGCTTTCGGCAGCGCCGCAGATCATTGGCGGCAGCACCTACGTCCCGCTTCGCTCGTTGGCCGAAATTTTCGGCTACCGCGTGAGCTGGCTTCCCGCGATGCGAACTGTCGCGATTTATTCGCGCGAAGGAACCGTTCGCACCTCGACCGACCACCGCGCGATTCTCGCTGCTGCCGGACGCTTCGGCATCAACATCGACTTTCATGACGTCTCGCCAGAAGACGTGCCGCGCTTGCTCGATGCTGCCAAAGCTGCCGGTGCGGGCCTGATTCGCACGCGCTTCGATTGGAACACGCTCGAACCCGAAAAAGGAGCCGCTTTCCAGTGGCCGATTTACGACCGCGTTGTGCGCGAAGCGCGAACGCGCGGTCTGGCTGTCACCGGCGTTCTGGGCAACTCGACGCGTTGGGCTTCGGTCTATTCACGCTCCAACGACGAATTTTTGTGGCGCAATGGCCCGCCGAAAACGACTGAGTACACCTCGTGGGAAAATTATGTGCGCCGCACCGTCGGGCGTTATGCCGGCGATGTTCAAAGCTGGCAAATCTGGGAGCGGGCTTCGTCGAATAACTTTCGTTCCGGCCAGCGCGTTTATTTCGACTTGCTGACGATTGGAATTAAAGCCGCGCGCCAAAGCGACCCGAAGGCGATTCTGCTCGCAGGCGAACCAGGCGGCGTTAATTTGGGCTGGACAGAATTGCTGGCCTCGTTGCCCCAGGGCCGTTCGCTCAACGGCATTGGGGTTTACCCGTCGGCAAGCTGGCAACCGGGCCGTCCGGCAGCCCCTGAAGAGTTCGTGCGGAATTATGCAGCGTTGCGCGACCGCAGCGTGGCGCGTGGCAAAACCGATTTGCCCGTCGCCGGTCTGGAATATCCGGTGATTACGGGTACGGTCGAAAACGGAGTTGCAGGCACAACCGGCGACCCCGACATGATTCGTCGTTTGCTTCGCGTCTACACGCCGCAGGCGCAGGCCGATTATCTCTTGCGCGCCGGTGCCCTTGCGTTGGCCAGCGGTGCGCCACAGGTTTTCTGGAACGAACTGCGCGACGAAGCGAACTACGAAGTGATCGAGCCAATCAACATGGAATTCGGTTCTGGTCTGTTGCAACGCGATTTCACGCCTCGACTTTCGTTTGAGGCGTATCAAACGCTTGTCAAGCAAATGGAAGGTAAGCGCTTTTTAGGCGCGTTCTCGGCGACGCCAGACATTGTAGCTCTGGTTTTCGCGGGCGACATCGAAGCGAATATGGTTTTGTGGAGTCCTTCGGGCAACGCGCAAATCGTTATGAACTCGCAGGACATCAATCCGCAAGTCCCGAACTCGCTGTTCATTCCAACGCGCGCCGATTCTGTTTTGCTTGATTCGACCGGCGAAAGAATCGGCGGAGCCGATGGCGCGGTGCGTTTAACAAATCGCCCGCTGTGGATTACTCAGGTCACCGCGCCTGTCATGACCGCTGCCAAAGCTGCCGGAAAACTGCGCTTGCAATCGCTGCCCGAAGAATGGACGGAAGCCGCAGGCACGCGCGCCGAATTCAACACCGACATCGAAGCCGGATTGCAATGGAAGAAGTACGCCGATTATCGAGCGGCAGCAGTTCCCTCCACTGAAGCAGCAGTTCCCGGCCTCATGACGCAGAGCGCACGCGACCCGCTGCGCCCGGGCGATGGCAAGTTCTTCATCTTCCTTGATGTCGATGACGATTATTTGTTCTTCGAGCGTGGAGCGCCAGTTGAAGTTATCGTCAAAGTTCGTCGGCCTTCGCCTGAAGTCGGTGCTCTTGTGAAGCGAGAGGCCGGTTTCAACATCGAATACGACACGGCAACCGGAACGGCAGCCACGACGTGGCAAGTGGTGGAAGACGGTGAAGGAACAGCAACCTATCGCTATCGTTTGCCTGATGCTTCTTTTGCCAATCGCGGCGGTTACGATATGGTTGTCAACACTTTTGGCTCCAAGCGCGATCTGGTGTTTGAAAGCATTTCTGTGCGGAAACTCACGCCGTAA
- the sppA gene encoding signal peptide peptidase SppA, whose product MQQRKTPWIWIVPSLLLVFSIFALGMGFIALVVNGGDSAAGPRVGVVNLSGAITDEGEGGGLSRSPGARDVIEDLDRAGRDTTIKAVVLRINSPGGSPAASQEMYRAVKKLAEKKPVICSMGDVAASGGYYVAAACDEIYANESTVTGSIGVISQYLNYSALAKKLGIETQTLKTGEFKDAGNPTRPITPRERELFQSLLRDIYNQFVDDVMAGRKGKSKKLTTRAQVVKLADGRVYTGRQAFNNGLIDKLGGLREAVNTAAERVGLEGSAPVKNYGGGGGLGSLFGAQSEQSMQSVAQSVAASAGDAAGRAFVERVRAEAQTDARAAAPQLR is encoded by the coding sequence GTGCAGCAACGAAAAACTCCGTGGATTTGGATTGTTCCGTCCCTCTTGCTGGTCTTCAGCATCTTTGCGCTGGGCATGGGCTTCATCGCTCTCGTCGTCAACGGCGGCGATAGTGCGGCTGGCCCACGCGTCGGCGTGGTGAATTTGTCGGGCGCCATCACCGATGAAGGCGAAGGCGGCGGCTTATCGCGCTCGCCCGGCGCGCGCGACGTGATTGAAGACCTCGACCGCGCGGGCCGCGATACAACCATCAAAGCGGTTGTGCTGCGCATCAATTCGCCGGGCGGTTCGCCCGCCGCGTCGCAGGAAATGTATCGCGCGGTGAAGAAGCTGGCGGAAAAGAAACCGGTCATTTGCTCGATGGGCGATGTTGCAGCGAGCGGCGGTTACTACGTCGCGGCGGCGTGCGACGAGATTTACGCCAACGAATCGACCGTTACCGGCTCGATTGGCGTGATTTCGCAGTATTTGAACTACAGTGCCTTAGCAAAAAAGCTCGGCATTGAAACGCAAACGCTCAAAACCGGCGAATTCAAAGACGCCGGAAACCCCACGCGTCCGATTACACCGCGCGAACGCGAATTGTTTCAAAGTTTGCTGCGCGACATCTACAATCAGTTCGTTGATGATGTCATGGCGGGGCGCAAAGGGAAAAGCAAAAAGCTGACGACGCGCGCTCAGGTTGTGAAGCTCGCCGATGGCCGCGTTTATACTGGCCGGCAGGCGTTCAATAATGGCCTTATCGACAAGCTTGGCGGCTTACGCGAAGCCGTGAACACGGCGGCAGAGCGTGTTGGCTTAGAAGGCAGCGCGCCAGTGAAAAATTATGGCGGCGGTGGCGGATTGGGTTCTCTTTTTGGCGCTCAAAGCGAGCAGTCGATGCAAAGCGTGGCGCAGAGTGTGGCGGCTTCGGCAGGCGACGCCGCAGGCCGCGCCTTTGTCGAACGCGTGCGCGCCGAAGCGCAAACCGATGCGCGCGCCGCAGCACCGCAACTGCGTTAA
- a CDS encoding HD domain-containing phosphohydrolase — MSETASEELAMQAQPPIENGALSCDEDSVAASAARQLRHLAGIGAALSAERNIDRLLERILSTSRELTSADAGSVYLLQSATLGEPGTQSSFFTPDTKEEALYFCKAQNDSVEFKSFATFAVSPSSLAGYAALTGETLAFDDVYQLPPDAPYRFNPAVDRESGYRTKSVLVVPMKNHRDRVIGVLQLINRKRDRVPLERIDGEIPESSIDDEVLPFDSEATDLAVSLASQAAVALENSRLIQTLEILFESFVEASSSAIEERDPSTSGHSRRVTTLTIGMAEAVNAENGGEFGTVFSREQLQELRYAALLHDFGKIGVREAVLTKSHKIDPGHFETIVSRLALRRVECRALCAEQKCALWEQNATPAEIAAVEAACHAEITHLDDLLRLLYRANDPSSDSVPDDIWNEQQAALRELASFDYPATDGNRAPLLSSTEIEALSVRRGSLTRGEFEQIKQHAQLSYEFLKRISWTPEYAHIPEIARGHHEKLNGSGYPLGVHGESIPLQTRLMTVADIYDALTASDRPYKKALPRERALSILRAEAGSGGLDARVVELFIRHEIYKLTE; from the coding sequence ATGAGTGAGACGGCAAGCGAAGAATTAGCGATGCAAGCCCAACCGCCAATTGAGAATGGCGCTTTGTCGTGCGACGAGGACAGCGTGGCGGCCTCGGCGGCGCGCCAGTTGCGTCACCTCGCCGGTATCGGCGCGGCGCTTTCTGCCGAGCGCAATATCGATCGGTTGCTTGAACGCATTCTTTCGACCAGCCGCGAACTTACCTCTGCCGACGCCGGCAGCGTTTATCTCTTGCAAAGCGCGACGCTCGGCGAACCGGGCACGCAATCTTCTTTCTTCACGCCCGATACCAAAGAAGAAGCGCTTTATTTTTGTAAAGCGCAAAACGATTCGGTCGAATTCAAGAGCTTTGCGACTTTCGCGGTATCACCATCGAGCCTCGCCGGTTACGCCGCGCTCACGGGCGAAACGCTCGCTTTCGACGATGTTTACCAACTGCCGCCCGATGCGCCCTATCGCTTTAATCCGGCAGTTGACCGCGAAAGCGGCTATCGCACCAAAAGCGTTCTCGTCGTGCCGATGAAAAACCATCGCGACCGCGTGATCGGCGTGTTGCAACTCATCAATCGCAAGCGCGACCGCGTGCCGCTTGAACGTATTGACGGCGAAATCCCCGAATCGTCCATTGACGATGAAGTGTTGCCGTTCGATTCGGAAGCAACCGACCTTGCGGTTTCGCTCGCTTCGCAGGCGGCGGTTGCCCTCGAAAACTCGCGCCTGATTCAAACGCTCGAAATTCTTTTCGAAAGCTTTGTCGAAGCCTCCTCAAGCGCCATTGAAGAACGTGACCCCTCGACTTCGGGTCATTCGCGCCGTGTCACAACGCTGACAATTGGCATGGCCGAAGCGGTGAACGCCGAAAATGGCGGCGAATTCGGTACCGTCTTTTCGCGCGAACAACTGCAAGAGTTGCGCTACGCCGCGCTTCTGCACGACTTCGGAAAAATCGGTGTGCGCGAAGCGGTGCTCACCAAAAGCCATAAAATCGATCCGGGACATTTCGAAACCATCGTGTCGCGGCTGGCGCTACGTCGCGTTGAATGTCGCGCCCTTTGCGCCGAACAAAAATGCGCTTTGTGGGAACAGAACGCAACGCCCGCCGAAATTGCAGCTGTCGAAGCTGCGTGCCACGCCGAGATTACGCATCTCGACGACCTGCTGCGCTTGCTGTATCGCGCCAATGACCCTTCCTCCGACAGCGTGCCTGACGATATTTGGAATGAGCAGCAAGCCGCTTTACGCGAACTGGCGTCGTTCGATTATCCCGCCACCGACGGCAATCGCGCGCCGCTTCTCAGTTCGACGGAAATTGAAGCTTTGTCGGTGCGGCGTGGTTCGCTCACGCGCGGCGAGTTCGAGCAAATCAAGCAGCATGCGCAGCTTTCCTACGAATTTCTCAAGCGCATCTCGTGGACGCCCGAATATGCGCACATTCCCGAAATCGCGCGCGGCCACCACGAAAAACTCAACGGCAGCGGTTATCCGCTCGGCGTGCATGGTGAGTCGATTCCGCTCCAAACGCGCCTGATGACCGTTGCCGACATTTACGACGCTCTCACCGCCAGCGACCGGCCTTATAAAAAAGCGCTTCCGCGCGAACGGGCGCTCTCGATTCTTCGCGCCGAAGCCGGTTCTGGTGGTCTCGATGCGCGCGTCGTCGAGTTATTTATCCGTCACGAAATCTACAAGCTCACTGAATAG
- a CDS encoding glutathione peroxidase, translating into MHSFKVKDIAGKDVNLADYKGKTVLLVNTASRCGFTKQYDGLEKLYKANKDKDFVILGFPSNDFGGQEPGSDEEIATFCKANFGVTFPLFSKIAVKGDNAHPLYKWLTSEKENPNFAGPVGWNFTKFLINKEGEVVARFASNDAPESDKVQSAVAKAIEGEK; encoded by the coding sequence ATGCATAGTTTCAAAGTGAAGGACATCGCCGGAAAAGACGTCAACCTCGCCGACTATAAAGGCAAAACCGTTTTGCTCGTGAACACCGCCAGCCGCTGCGGTTTCACCAAGCAATACGACGGGCTGGAAAAACTTTATAAGGCCAACAAAGACAAGGATTTTGTGATTCTGGGTTTTCCATCCAACGATTTTGGCGGACAGGAACCGGGCAGCGACGAAGAAATCGCGACATTTTGCAAAGCCAACTTCGGCGTCACGTTTCCACTCTTTTCGAAAATCGCCGTGAAAGGCGACAATGCACATCCTCTTTATAAATGGCTTACGAGCGAAAAAGAGAACCCGAATTTCGCCGGGCCAGTTGGCTGGAACTTCACCAAATTCCTCATTAATAAAGAAGGCGAAGTTGTCGCGCGCTTTGCCTCGAATGATGCGCCCGAAAGTGATAAGGTTCAGAGTGCTGTCGCGAAGGCGATTGAAGGCGAGAAATAA